The sequence AACAAAGTTTTTACAAAAGCGTTTTTACTCGGGGTTCATGGTGACCATAGCTGGAGGTCACTGAAATGTTGCTATTCTATGGGAAATAACAGTTTAAAAGgctacaaagaaaaagaaaaaaatatatagagaaagagatctttttgttgttgttgttgtttcacagaaaaaaaatcgcAGTAAACAGTGTTTGGAACAGAACATcatgagggtttttttttcttcatttttgtgCAAAGAATTTCTTTAAATATCTATTTACAAATGTGGCCTATTAAAGAAAACTGGGAATAGTCTCCGTTCATTTCATCCTCAGTTTCTTCAAAAACGTCACTTCATCTCTGTTCCTGATCCCGTAGCTGAGGACAGAGGAAACACAATCACATCCAAAACATATCAGAATTCTAAGCACAGCTACTATTGtgtacaaaaatgaataaaagtcaaCACATTTGAACAAAAGCAACAGGTTTTTTTGAACTCACTCCTTAAGCTTTCTTTTGTCATCTTCTAATTTTTCTGCATTGAAGACCAGATGAAATGTCCTCCACACATATTTCCTTGACAGAGAAAGTAGATTAGGGGTGAAAGAAAAAATCCTATCCTGAATCACATCGCATACTTTTTTAACGTCTCACCAGCTGATGTGTTTGACACCCCCCTCTCGCTGTTGCTTCAGCTCCATATATCTGCGAATGGCTTTCTTCAGATCCAGAACCGTAGCAGACTGCACAACCACAATAGCTGTGAAGAGATTTGCTCCAGTTAGAATCAATACATGTATGACAGTGGGGACTAACAGCCAGAAAACTCACGCATGACTTCTCCATCAGCCTTACAAACACGAACAGTCATGGCTTGACCGTATTCCAGAGCCACCTGAGAGTTCACCTCCTCCAGTGTGACCTG comes from Carassius auratus strain Wakin chromosome 3, ASM336829v1, whole genome shotgun sequence and encodes:
- the LOC113051801 gene encoding U11/U12 small nuclear ribonucleoprotein 25 kDa protein-like translates to MDELKEGSLKNVDQGELGEKSVFDEIKEEQEEEEEDEEDLPHSEFLDIFEEGLALMVQDPLLCDLPIQVTLEEVNSQVALEYGQAMTVRVCKADGEVMPIVVVQSATVLDLKKAIRRYMELKQQREGGVKHISWKYVWRTFHLVFNAEKLEDDKRKLKDYGIRNRDEVTFLKKLRMK